One region of Algihabitans albus genomic DNA includes:
- a CDS encoding TRAP transporter substrate-binding protein — protein sequence MRIAQLLVGTVFAVGLTVSTLQAAEYELKLSHFLPPVHGIHTDFLQPWAEDLATCSNGQVAVEIFPGGTQLGNVAKQQEQVLAGVVDIAHGLHGIPRGRFPRTSVIDLPFLTESADAASRTLWALFPDYLAEEYEGLKVLALHAHNGGLIHTRGTQVGTMEDMRGLRIRTPSPAISMMLESLGAIPQGMPPGQVYENLEKGVIDGTVFPWDPVRSFRLAEVLEHHLDARAYTVSFFLVMNQRSYDRLPADVQACIDGASGDALTAKFGDWWNAWDAPGLAAAKEKGNGVTTLGDAERARWREALAPMIEAYLDELEGQGVENAREIFAKAQDYVAQFEAK from the coding sequence ATGCGGATCGCACAGCTTCTGGTGGGGACCGTCTTCGCGGTCGGCTTGACCGTGAGTACGCTCCAGGCCGCCGAGTACGAGCTCAAGCTCAGCCACTTCCTGCCGCCGGTGCACGGTATTCACACCGATTTCCTCCAGCCTTGGGCCGAGGACCTGGCGACCTGCAGCAACGGTCAGGTCGCCGTCGAGATCTTTCCCGGCGGCACCCAGCTCGGCAATGTCGCCAAGCAGCAGGAACAGGTTCTGGCCGGTGTGGTCGATATCGCCCATGGCCTGCACGGCATCCCGCGCGGGCGCTTTCCGCGGACTTCGGTGATCGATCTGCCCTTCCTGACGGAGTCCGCCGATGCCGCGTCCCGCACCCTCTGGGCGCTCTTCCCGGACTATCTGGCCGAGGAGTACGAAGGCCTGAAGGTCCTGGCGCTGCACGCGCACAACGGCGGCCTGATCCACACGCGTGGAACGCAGGTCGGGACGATGGAGGACATGCGGGGTTTGCGCATCCGGACACCCAGCCCGGCGATCTCCATGATGCTCGAATCCCTGGGCGCGATTCCCCAGGGCATGCCGCCGGGTCAGGTTTACGAGAATCTCGAAAAGGGTGTGATCGACGGAACCGTCTTCCCGTGGGATCCGGTCCGTTCTTTCCGGCTCGCGGAGGTGTTGGAGCACCATCTCGACGCGCGCGCCTACACGGTTTCCTTCTTTCTCGTGATGAACCAGCGCAGCTACGACCGCCTGCCGGCCGATGTGCAGGCCTGTATCGATGGTGCCTCCGGTGACGCCTTGACGGCCAAGTTCGGCGACTGGTGGAATGCCTGGGACGCGCCGGGACTGGCCGCGGCCAAGGAGAAGGGCAATGGCGTCACGACCCTCGGCGACGCCGAGCGCGCCCGCTGGCGCGAAGCGCTCGCGCCGATGATCGAGGCCTACCTGGACGAGTTGGAGGGGCAGGGCGTCGAGAACGCTCGTGAGATCTTCGCAAAGGCCCAGGACTACGTCGCACAGTTCGAAGCGAAGTGA
- a CDS encoding cytochrome P450 produces the protein MVALAAELSEREARARALAFDLREIDRAFLDDPYPTYRLLRAFDPVHRQPDGGVFLTRYDDVAAVYRDRRFSSDKKIEFAPKYGDSPLFLHHTTSLVFNDPPLHTRVRRLLAPAFTPRALNLLEPRFVEMVEEMLDEAEVRGGMDVVTDYAAGLPVQIIGDMLGIPKSERGPLRDWSLAILGALEPVPSAAALEWGNRSVTAFSDYLAFHIDRYRKGKLAEGGEVLGMLLAETTDAGERLSEVELVQNCIFLLNAGHETTTNLIGNGIAALLEYPDQMVRLRAEPDLIVTAVEEFLRFESSNQLGNRRLLEPAEIDGVALEAGTLVTLGIGAANRDPAQFPEPDRLDIGRTPNRHLAFGGGIHACAGMTLARLEGKIAIGRLLARMPEIRRAGAYRRGGRARFRGFLSYPIAFGRA, from the coding sequence ATGGTCGCGCTGGCGGCCGAGCTGAGCGAGCGGGAGGCGCGCGCACGGGCGCTCGCCTTCGATCTGCGCGAGATCGACAGAGCCTTTCTGGACGATCCCTATCCGACCTATCGTCTGTTGCGGGCCTTCGACCCGGTCCACCGCCAGCCCGACGGCGGTGTCTTTCTGACCCGTTACGACGACGTGGCGGCGGTCTATCGCGACCGGCGCTTCAGTTCCGACAAGAAAATCGAGTTCGCCCCGAAGTACGGCGACTCTCCGCTTTTCCTGCACCACACCACTAGCCTCGTCTTCAACGATCCGCCGCTCCACACCCGGGTGCGGCGGCTTCTGGCGCCGGCCTTCACGCCGCGTGCCTTGAATCTGCTGGAGCCCCGCTTCGTCGAGATGGTCGAGGAGATGCTGGACGAAGCCGAGGTACGGGGCGGCATGGACGTGGTGACCGACTACGCCGCCGGCCTGCCGGTGCAGATCATCGGCGACATGCTCGGGATTCCCAAGAGCGAGAGAGGCCCTCTGCGCGACTGGTCGCTTGCCATTCTGGGCGCGCTCGAGCCGGTGCCGAGCGCGGCGGCGCTGGAGTGGGGCAACCGCTCGGTCACCGCGTTCAGCGACTACCTGGCCTTCCACATCGACCGCTACCGCAAGGGAAAGCTGGCCGAGGGGGGCGAGGTGCTGGGCATGCTGCTGGCCGAGACGACCGATGCCGGCGAGCGGTTGAGTGAGGTGGAGCTGGTGCAGAACTGCATCTTTCTGCTGAACGCCGGCCATGAGACCACCACCAACCTGATCGGCAACGGCATCGCCGCCTTGCTGGAATACCCCGACCAGATGGTGCGCCTGCGCGCCGAGCCGGACCTGATCGTCACGGCCGTCGAGGAGTTCCTGCGCTTCGAAAGTTCCAATCAACTGGGCAACCGCCGTCTGCTGGAACCTGCCGAGATCGACGGTGTCGCCCTGGAGGCCGGGACACTGGTCACGCTCGGCATCGGCGCCGCCAACCGGGACCCAGCGCAGTTTCCCGAACCGGACCGACTCGATATCGGGCGTACCCCCAACCGTCACCTGGCTTTCGGCGGCGGCATTCACGCCTGCGCCGGCATGACCCTGGCGCGACTGGAGGGCAAGATCGCCATTGGGCGGCTGCTGGCCCGCATGCCGGAGATCCGCCGCGCCGGAGCCTATCGGCGCGGCGGACGCGCCCGCTTCCGAGGCTTCCTGTCCTATCCGATCGCCTTCGGCCGCGCCTAG